The Fodinicurvata sp. EGI_FJ10296 genome includes a region encoding these proteins:
- a CDS encoding DNA cytosine methyltransferase, with amino-acid sequence MKNSLELFAGAGGLCIGLHQSGFQANAVMEFDSHCCDTIRRNQDAGHSLVSSWPLLQGDVRDVDFTAYRDRIDLVSGGPPCQPFSLGGQHNAQEDRRDMFGQAVRAVRQTRPRAFIFENVKGLTRRSFSDYFRYIQRQLEHPDLTRRDEETWADHLSRLENHHSHSKTGGLSYRVSAQVLNAADFGVPQKRERVFFVGFRDDLNVDFQFPRATHSREALLWDMTHGSYFDRHQIARDGRHSPSGRTIGADEPVTLPWRTVRDALADLPDPETEPDAAAAWSGHAFKPGAKSYPGHTGSPDDEPAKTLKAGVHGVPGGENMLRRRDGSVRHFTVRECARLQTFPDDYRFHGSWSQCVRQLGNAVPVALAKLVGTAVITALEDQ; translated from the coding sequence ATGAAAAATTCATTGGAACTCTTCGCCGGTGCCGGGGGACTGTGCATTGGCCTTCACCAGTCTGGATTTCAAGCAAACGCTGTCATGGAATTCGACTCTCATTGCTGTGACACCATTCGCCGGAATCAGGACGCTGGCCACTCGCTGGTCTCGTCGTGGCCGCTGTTGCAAGGCGATGTCCGCGACGTCGATTTTACCGCCTACAGAGACAGGATTGATCTTGTCTCCGGCGGCCCGCCCTGCCAGCCGTTCTCGCTCGGCGGACAACACAATGCGCAGGAAGACCGCCGTGACATGTTTGGTCAGGCTGTCAGAGCCGTTCGCCAGACCCGTCCGCGTGCCTTCATATTCGAGAACGTCAAAGGTCTGACGCGCCGAAGCTTCAGCGACTACTTCCGGTACATCCAGCGACAGCTCGAGCATCCGGATCTCACGCGTCGGGATGAAGAGACCTGGGCGGATCATCTGTCACGGCTTGAAAACCATCACAGCCACAGCAAAACTGGCGGCCTGAGCTACCGGGTTTCGGCGCAGGTTTTGAATGCCGCCGATTTCGGCGTGCCGCAGAAGCGCGAACGGGTGTTTTTCGTGGGTTTCAGAGACGATCTAAATGTCGATTTTCAATTCCCTCGTGCCACACATTCGCGCGAGGCATTGCTGTGGGACATGACCCATGGGAGCTATTTCGACCGCCATCAGATCGCGCGCGACGGTCGACATTCACCCTCAGGCCGGACTATAGGGGCCGACGAACCGGTGACCTTGCCGTGGCGGACAGTACGCGATGCCCTCGCCGACCTTCCCGACCCCGAAACCGAGCCGGACGCCGCAGCGGCGTGGTCGGGACATGCGTTCAAGCCTGGCGCGAAATCCTACCCCGGTCACACTGGTAGCCCCGACGACGAACCGGCAAAGACGCTGAAAGCGGGTGTCCACGGCGTCCCGGGCGGAGAAAACATGCTTCGCCGGCGCGACGGCAGCGTCCGACATTTCACGGTGCGTGAATGCGCGCGGCTCCAGACGTTTCCAGATGACTACCGATTCCATGGCTCCTGGTCGCAATGTGTACGCCAGCTTGGCAACGCCGTGCCGGTCGCGTTGGCCAAGCTGGTTGGGACGGCCGTCATAACTGCTCTGGAGGACCAGTAA
- a CDS encoding helix-turn-helix transcriptional regulator, whose amino-acid sequence MNRLRDFADVRRDIEDENPGVQLELRRTAQKRSIAQMLVRMRKQAGLTQTALAVETGWDKGFVSRLEGAYGGMPDTGTIARYATACGFTLRLVAGNTGDDSGAIEVTLQDDRQ is encoded by the coding sequence ATGAACAGACTGCGGGATTTTGCCGATGTCCGCCGGGATATCGAGGATGAGAACCCCGGAGTTCAGTTGGAGCTTCGCCGGACGGCGCAGAAGCGGTCGATCGCGCAGATGCTGGTGCGCATGCGCAAACAGGCCGGTCTGACCCAGACAGCTCTCGCCGTCGAAACCGGGTGGGATAAAGGCTTCGTTTCGCGGCTCGAAGGCGCCTACGGCGGCATGCCTGATACCGGCACAATCGCCCGGTATGCAACGGCTTGCGGCTTTACCTTGCGCCTGGTCGCCGGCAACACCGGCGATGACAGCGGCGCCATCGAGGTCACGCTTCAAGACGACCGGCAGTAA
- a CDS encoding tyrosine-type recombinase/integrase gives MNIHIDASPAAIAAGCRTWPEHQQAAWIAAHDVRNEFDDLLSDGAGRSWKPVTRYTVARVYTRLLAIADAEDLSPELSPATVRALIGDAQMRGCRLSTIVGYVWALFRVGRVIAPDDDFSWLAAAGRRLQTEAERHTPRKSATLKQVSAEEVWALGIGTMTDCLSAPQPHTVWSWRCVQTYRDGLYLALGIVVPERRRALAALRCPAIDLEAAMVRFAAVDRKTATAADYPLPPALLPFLSTWIHDILPAHGAQDDTFWIGKRGRPAGAPALYAAMRKMTAQKLSVSLSPHRLRDLAATFAVERIPEIPIAAQSVLDHRSADMTRRYQRTASQILAGRRYQAAID, from the coding sequence ATGAATATCCACATCGACGCCAGCCCCGCCGCAATCGCGGCGGGGTGCCGAACCTGGCCGGAACATCAACAAGCCGCCTGGATCGCGGCGCATGACGTGCGAAACGAGTTTGACGACCTGCTCAGCGACGGCGCCGGCCGTTCGTGGAAGCCGGTCACGCGGTATACCGTCGCCCGCGTTTATACACGGCTTCTCGCAATCGCCGACGCCGAAGACCTGTCGCCGGAGCTTTCCCCGGCCACCGTCAGGGCGCTGATCGGTGACGCTCAAATGAGAGGCTGCCGACTATCCACGATCGTCGGCTATGTCTGGGCTCTCTTTCGTGTTGGCCGCGTGATCGCGCCGGACGACGATTTTAGCTGGCTCGCTGCTGCCGGCCGACGCCTTCAAACGGAAGCGGAGCGCCACACACCGCGAAAATCAGCCACGCTAAAACAAGTTTCGGCGGAGGAAGTCTGGGCGCTTGGAATAGGCACGATGACCGATTGTCTGAGCGCACCGCAGCCCCACACAGTTTGGTCATGGCGTTGCGTGCAAACGTACCGCGACGGGCTTTACCTCGCGCTGGGCATCGTCGTGCCCGAACGGCGGCGAGCATTAGCGGCGCTGCGTTGTCCAGCGATCGATCTGGAGGCCGCGATGGTTCGGTTTGCAGCGGTGGATCGGAAGACCGCCACGGCGGCGGACTATCCTCTGCCGCCAGCATTGCTGCCGTTTCTCAGCACCTGGATTCATGACATCTTGCCGGCACACGGCGCTCAAGACGATACATTCTGGATCGGAAAACGCGGCCGGCCCGCCGGCGCTCCAGCGCTCTATGCCGCAATGCGCAAAATGACGGCACAAAAGCTCAGCGTATCGCTCAGTCCGCACCGGCTTCGCGATCTGGCGGCGACGTTTGCTGTTGAGAGGATCCCCGAAATCCCGATCGCGGCGCAGTCGGTGCTCGACCACAGGTCAGCGGACATGACACGCCGCTATCAGCGCACCGCAAGTCAGATCCTGGCAGGACGGCGGTACCAGGCGGCAATCGATTGA